The genomic interval AGGGGTGCTGCGCCAGCGGTGTGACGGAGATCTTCATGAACGGGAACAGCGGCAGGCCCTGCAGGAGCTGGTGCAGTTCATCGTTGGATGCCACATCGAAGATGCTGTAGTTGGCGTATTCGCCCACCACGCGCCAGATGCTCTTCCAGCGGCCGTCGCGCTGCAGGTCCTGCGAATAGGCTTTCTCGCGGGCCTTGATCTCGTTGGCTTTCTCTACCGGGAAGTCGTGCGGGATGTTCACATCCATACGTACCAGAAACAGCATCGGTGTTCTCCTTAAAGCGAGGGGGTGTGTGCGGCCATATCGACATGCACGGTGGTGAGGCCCTGGCGGGCGCGGTCAAAGCGTTCGAGCTGGGCCAGCGACACCTCGACGCCAAAGCCCGGGCCGTCGGGCAACTGCAGCTCGAAATCGACGATGGGCATCTGGGATTCGACGATGTCGTCCACCAGCAGCTGCGGGCCGAACAGCTCGCAGCCGTGGTGCGCGCTGCCCAGCGTGGCAAACACATGCGCCGATGCGGCGCTGCCCAGCGAGGTCTCCAGCATGGTGCCGCCGTACCAGCCGATGTCGGCGGCCTCTGCAATGGCGGCCACCTTGCGCGTGCGGATCAGGCCGCCATGCTTGGCCACCTTGAGCGAGAACACATGGCTGGCCTTTTCGCGCGCCAGCATCATGGCGTCCTGCGGCGTGCAGACGGTTTCGTCGGCCATGATGAGCGCGCCATCGAGCGTGGCCGTGAGGCCCTTGAGCGCTTCGACGTTCCACTGCGCCACGGGCTGCTCGATCAGCGTCACACCGGCCTCCACCAGTTGGGGCAGGTAGCGGCGCGCGGTGTTGCCGTCCCAGGCCTGGTTCACATCCACCGTGAGCGTGGCCTGGCCTTGCAGGCCGCGCGCGATCTGCGTCACATGGGCCACATCGTCCTGCGGCGCGCGCGCGCCGATTTTCATCTTGAAGATGTGGTGGCGCTTTTGCGTGAGGC from Acidovorax sp. FHTAMBA carries:
- the catC gene encoding muconolactone Delta-isomerase, with the translated sequence MLFLVRMDVNIPHDFPVEKANEIKAREKAYSQDLQRDGRWKSIWRVVGEYANYSIFDVASNDELHQLLQGLPLFPFMKISVTPLAQHPSAI
- a CDS encoding muconate cycloisomerase family protein, giving the protein MQSRFTVERMQARILDIPTIRPHKLSFGSISRQSPVIVQVWLKNGATGFGEAATIGGPSWNEESPESILHAIQNYLAPALIGQDAGGFEGALARIDKACKGNAFAKSAVEMALIDAVARTLGLPAWQLLGGKVHQSLPLAWTLASGDVDRDLQEAHLRLTQKRHHIFKMKIGARAPQDDVAHVTQIARGLQGQATLTVDVNQAWDGNTARRYLPQLVEAGVTLIEQPVAQWNVEALKGLTATLDGALIMADETVCTPQDAMMLAREKASHVFSLKVAKHGGLIRTRKVAAIAEAADIGWYGGTMLETSLGSAASAHVFATLGSAHHGCELFGPQLLVDDIVESQMPIVDFELQLPDGPGFGVEVSLAQLERFDRARQGLTTVHVDMAAHTPSL